One stretch of Labrus bergylta chromosome 24, fLabBer1.1, whole genome shotgun sequence DNA includes these proteins:
- the c24h8orf74 gene encoding uncharacterized protein C8orf74 homolog — translation MDCLTESEISQIARQQRDVGLQRLSSHFSWSEFCDERRCFHQDFVYDVAMFAAACGFLWPDVIQAAVMAKGIFPKLEGLDVPDLLSLLGAALSECSLNITSVQWHKFTSFLTNACVTRRRLLQAVVGGAVGVSITRLHLEVQLPPTPCALTQGTDLHEWEHQRRQAELTSVLQQKVEELRALRDGSRVRLGEVTVPEDEDLDGQGVLALVRTAVRATKDQMLQSLTQEASLLSDIQQIKLQQAALATRRLHNPALHNTGQISSNSCASLKDFKVELRESHKVL, via the exons ATGGATTGTCTTACAGAGAGTGAAATATCCCAGATAGCGAGGCAGCAG aGAGATGTGGGTTTGCAGAGGCTCAGCTCTCACTTCTCTTGGTCCGAGTTCTGCGATGAACGGCGCTGCTTCCATCAGGACTTCGTGTATGATGTCGCCATGTTCGCCGCAGCTTGTGGCTTCCTCTGGCCTGACGTTATCCAAGCAGCTGTGATGGCTAAAGGCATCTTTCCGAAGCTGGAAG GTCTCGACGTACCTGACCTACTGTCCTTGTTGGGAGCTGCACTGTCTGAGTGTTCACTAAACATAACCTCAGTCCAGTGGCACAAGTTCACCAGCTTCCTCACAAACGCCTGTGTCACGCGTCGGAGGCTCCTCCAGGCAGTGGTGGGCGGAGCAGTAGGCGTGTCCATAACTCGACTACACTTGGAGGTGCAGTTGCCACCAACACCTTGTGCTCtgacacag GGAACAGATCTGCACGAGTGGGAGCATCAGCGTCGACAAGCTGAGCTCACCTCAGTGTTACAACagaaggtggaggagctgagggcGCTCCGAGACGGGTCGAGGGTCCGCCTGGGGGAGGTCACTGTTCCAGAGGATGAGGATTTGGACGGACAG GGGGTTTTGGCGCTGGTGCGTACAGCAGTGAGGGCCACAAAAGACCAGATGCTGCAGAGTCTGACCCAAGAGGCCTCCCTGCTCAGTGACATCCAGCAAATCAAACTGCAGCAGGCAGCGTTGGCCACTAGGAGGCTCCATAATCCTGCTCTTCACAACACAGGTCAAATCAGCTCAAATTCATGTGCATCACTGAAGGACTTCAAAGTGGAACTGAGAGAGAGTCATAAAGTTCTGTGA